A DNA window from Aspergillus nidulans FGSC A4 chromosome V contains the following coding sequences:
- a CDS encoding fungal specific transcription factor domain-containing protein (transcript_id=CADANIAT00010521): protein MRPWPTYLRGLNSASYTEAGIKRKRTRLACGACRVRKAIFSRTSPCERCISRGISCDLATNGDDGLMSVSTPRTTISISPSMITWPSDKATARHYLDAYFDFAFKTLSAFLHKPSVLADWSKDFLDQQLLKCIMAFGLFVSDHRPEACATARALMQEVQEVQDYVFKWIEQTIAHLKNSGHFAALSFHAGNFSDARSLLAIAARSAFTMRLDYEHEGLDPLVQESSRRLVWTIYKTRSPILRCHKYTKGVRRMGNSPAESSAAMEALLAELNTFERTLPPELKLTPQRLVVMGHSREAATYAGLHALWTMCHCDLYRFCVPGIRESLARTPSNFKDYCQQACFSMAVQLCGLWSDLYHLESSEYFGDEFLAVSIYQVTQILHHLPHLMSEHGENSVESLKKKLNKALQLAAPLRWVYASAINCLRNTERLLSALGRLSGARSSPDANPGEFRYCTRTFSPQTLGITALVQR, encoded by the exons ATGCGACCGTGGCCGACCTATCTTCGGGGATT GAATTCGGCAAGTTATACCGAGGCTGGCATTAAGCGGAAACGAACTCGGCTGGCGTGCGGAGCCTGTCGGGTTCGCAAAGCGATATTTTCTAGAACAAGTCCCTGTGAAAGGTGCATCTCCAGAGGCATATCCTGCGACCTTGCCaccaacggcgacgacgggTTGATGAGCGTATCCACGCCGAGGACGACAATCAGTATTAGCCCTAGCATGATAACGTGGCCGTCGGATAAAGCAACGGCAAGACATTATCTCGATGCTTACTTTGACTTCGCATTCAAAACGCTTTCGGCATTTCTTCACAAGCCAAGTGTCCTAGCTGACTGGAGCAAAGATTTCCTTGATCAGCAATTGCTGAAGTGTATCATGGCATTTGGGCTGTTCGTGAGTGACCACCGACCAGAGGCTTGTGCAACGGCTCGGGCTTTGATGCAGGAAGTGCAGGAAGTGCAGGATTATGTCTTCAAGTGGATAGAGCAGACGATTGCTCACCTGAAAAATTCCGGTCACTTCGCTGCGCTTTCGTTTCATGCCGGCAATTTCTCAGACGCCCGGAGTCTCCTGGCTATTGCTGCTCGCTCGGCTTTCACAATGCGACTGGATTATGAGCATGAAGGATTAGATCCTCTAGTCCAAGAGTCAAGCAGGCGGCTTGTCTGGACAATATACAAAACTAGATCGCCTATACTCCGATG TCACAAGTACACCAAAGGCGTCCGGAGGATGGGTAATAGTCCTGCTGAGAGCAGCGCCGCTATGGAGGCTCTTCTGGCCGAGCTCAACACATTTGAACGGACCCTTCCTCCCGAGCTCAAGCTCACTCCGCAACGGCTAGTGGTCATGGGCCACTCTCGCGAGGCCGCTACCTATGCCGGTCTCCATGCGCTTTGGACGATGTGTCATTGTGATCTCTACCGCTTCTGTGTTCCTGGGATCCGGGAGTCACTAGCTCGGACGCCTTCGAATTTCAAAGATTACTGCCAGCAAGCGTGCTTTAGTATGGCTGTTCAACTTTGTGGGCTGTGGTCCGACTTATATCATCTTGAGTCCAGCGAATACTTTGGCGACGAATTCCTTGCAGTATCGATATATCAAGTAACTCAGATCCTGCATCACCTTCCTCACCTCATGTCAGAACACGGTGAAAACAGTGTTGAGtccctgaagaagaagctcaacaaggCGTTACAGCTTGCCGCACCCCTGAGATGGGTATACGCCAGTGCAATCAACTGCCTTAGGAATACCGAACGTCTGCTCAGCGCACTAGGGCGATTGTCTGGCGCccgatcttctccagatGCCAATCCTGGGGAATTCAGATACTGCACGAGAACATTCTCGCCTCAAACACTCGGTATTACCGCACTTGTACAGAGATAA
- a CDS encoding uncharacterized protein (transcript_id=CADANIAT00003525): MSASNLPFTCALVTGGGGGIGKAFSAYLISKGVKVIIAGRTESNLQSTAREIGAAAYYVLDTGRTDTIPQFISSVTREHPELDCLMNNAGVQRPLEVFKTPTEEYLQKADQEIDINIRGPMHLTLGLLEHFKTKPSAAIINVSSVLGFIPFSVINPVYNGTKAWLHFWTVTLRTQIEWAGLKDRIKVIEIAPPSVETDLHRERENPDDNKKKNNPNSLSIEEFMHEVSPQLEAGEEMIGAGPSANFLRKWYDAYGEAYTKATTKKA; the protein is encoded by the coding sequence ATGTCGGCCTCTAACCTCCCATTCACCTGCGCCCTTGTcactggcggcggcggcggcatcggCAAAGCGTTCTCAGCCTATTTGATCTCCAAAGGcgtcaaagtcatcatcGCTGGCCGGACAGAATCAAATCTCCAGTCGACAGCACGCGAAATCGGGGCAGCAGCATACTATGTGCTGGATACAGGCAGGACTGATACAATCCCCCAATTTATCTCGAGCGTAACAAGGGAGCATCCCGAGCTGGATTGCCTTATGAACAATGCAGGCGTGCAACGGCCGTTGGAAGTATTCAAGACCCCAACCGAGGAGTATCTCCAAAAAGCAGACCAGGAAATCGATATCAATATCCGGGGCCCAATGCATCTAACCCTCGGGCTACTCGAGCATTTCAAGACGAAGCCGTCGGCGGCTATTATCAACGTTTCCTCGGTGCTAGGTTTCATACCCTTCTCGGTGATTAACCCGGTTTATAATGGGACCAAGGCGTGGCTACATTTTTGGACGGTGACTCTGAGGACACAGATTGAGTGGGCGGGGCTAAAGGATCGGATCAAAGTGATTGAGATTGCGCCGCCGAGCGTGGAGACGGACCTGCATCGTGAAAGGGAGAATCCGGATGAtaataagaagaagaacaatCCGAACTCATTGAGCATCGAAGAGTTTATGCATGAGGTGTCGCCGCAGTTGGAGGCGGGAGAGGAGATGATTGGAGCTGGACCAAGTGCGAACTTTCTGAGGAAGTGGTATGATGCGTATGGGGAGGCGTATACTAAGGCCACCACGAAGAAGGCCTGA
- a CDS encoding IQ calmodulin-binding motif protein (transcript_id=CADANIAT00003527), whose product MPFINLCQVAVCVFSVFSLFLLNRSFRLSNQGKQQPPRMITQSVYSMCRSDRTVSSEVSNNPTKAPYKVFKDLYELKDVEKSPELAGHEKQVDSDELHKAKECGHWGGAEPSRLFLRIYHDALAALGRNPLGGVVSPPLMGSNGVVPLTIVAPLPDICRHMANCIARARKEVFLATNYWIFSDASTLITNALKELSRRAGERGEKVVVKILYDRGDPKQVWENHLTVDEKKYAAGKVNLPATDEIPHLDMQVINYHRPIFGTFHAKFMIVDRRVALLQSNNIQDNDNLEMMVRVEGAVVDSLYDTALISWGKALEPPLPMLYSPAADAPLPSAQVSINGHSEENGSLRQHTTEDENYDADITAETRRVNGLLTPKKGETRTQPVTRLLNHTRQKSTTGDASDEDQEDQMEPYILTPQHEPFSMALLNREPYGFPDHTSTVVPQNAAWLAAINHAERSIFIQTPNMNAEPLLEPLLNAVRRGVIVTCYLCLGYNDAGQLLPFQNGTNEMISNRLYTSLETDEERFRLRIFNYVAKDQTRPIHNKFKKRSCHIKLMIIDEAVAIQGNGNLDTQSYYHSQEVNLLLDSALVCRTWLDALSRNQNTAKYGLVSPDDGCWHDPATGEIPEGSIGLDPGRFAWAKGAVGVVHRVRGTAVPSDSVYIQCFVYEMSLNL is encoded by the exons ATGCCATTCATAAATCTCTGTCAAGTAGCAGTCTGCGtcttctcggtcttctctCTATTCTTATTAAACCGctctttcaggctcagtaACCAAGGCAAGCAGCAGCCCCCGAGAATGATTACACAGTCTGTGTACAGCATGTGCCGAAGCGACCGAACTGTCAGCTCGGAAGTCTCCAACAATCCAACAAAAGCGCCGTACAAGGTCTTCAAGGATCTGTACGAGCTTAAAGACGTCGAAAAGAGCCCAGAGTTAGCCGGGCACGAGAAGCAGGTGGATAGTGATGAACTGCACAAGGCCAAAGAGTGCGGGCACTGGGGAGGCGCTGAACCCAGTAGATTGTTTCTTCGG ATCTATCACGATGCACTTGCTGCGCTGGGCAGGAATCCGCTTGGAGGGGTGGTCTCTCCGCCGCTCATGGGGAGCAATGGCGTCGTTCCGCTGACGATTGTTGCCCCGCTGCCGGATATCTGCCGACACATGGCGAACTGCATTGCTCGCGCGCGGAAGGAGGTGTTTCTCGCTACGAACTATTGGATCTTCTCCGATGCGTCGACGCTAATCACCAATGCCTTGAAGGAGTTATCGAGGCGCGCCGGAGAGCGCGGTGAGAAGGTTGTTGTGAAGATTCTGTATGACCGGGGGGATCCTAAGCAG GTCTGGGAGAACCATCTCACTGTCGACGAGAAAAAGTATGCTGCTGGCAAGGTCAATCTGCCGGCGACAGATGAGATCCCCCACCTAGATATGCAAGTGATCAACTACCATCGGCCCATTTTTGGAACTTTTCACGCCAAGTTTATGATCGTAGACAGACGGGTTGCGTTGCTGCAGAGCAATAATATCCAGGATAATGACAATCTCGAGATGATGGTTCGTGTTGAAGGGGCGGTTGTGGATTCCTTATATGATACGGCGCTGATATCTTGGGGGAAAGCGTTGGAGCCGCCGTTGCCTATGCTTTACTCGCCAGCAGCGGATGCTCCATTACCAAGCGCTCAGGTGTCCATCAATGGCCATTCTGAGGAAAATGGCTCTCTGCGACAGCATACGACTGAAGACGAGAATTACGATGCGGACATCACCGCCGAAACAAGGAGAGTAAACGGATTGCTAACGCCGAAGAAAGGAGAGACACGGACGCAGCCGGTCACTCGTCTACTCA ACCACACCCGTCAGAAGTCGACAACGGGTGATGCGTCCgacgaagatcaagaagaccaGATGGAGCCCTACATCCTCACCCCACAACACGAACCATTCTCAATGGCGCTGTTAAACAGAGAACCATACGGAT TCCCGGACCATACGAGTACAGTTGTGCCACAGAACGCAGCATGGCTGGCCGCAATCAACCACGCTGAACGCTCAATATTCATTCAAACACCCAACATGAATGCCGAACCACTGCTAGAACCTCTTCTGAACGCCGTCCGCCGCGGCGTAATCGTCACGTGTTACCTCTGCTTAGGCTACAACGACGCGGGCCAactcctccccttccaaAATGGAACCAACGAGATGATCTCCAACCGATTATACACGTCCCTTGAGACAGACGAAGAGAGATTCCGGCTGCGGATCTTCAACTACGTCGCCAAAGATCAGACGCGCCCTATCCACAATAAGTTCAAGAAACGAAGCTGCCACATCAAGCTGATGATCATTGATGAGGCGGTCGCTATACAAG GAAACGGTAACCTTGACACCCAGTCCTACTACCACAGCCAAGAAGTCAATCTGCTTCTCGACTCGGCGCTCGTCTGCCGGACCTGGCTTGATGCGCTTAGCCGGAACCAGAATACAGCGAAATACGGTCTAGTCAGTCCTGATGATGGCTGCTGGCACGACCCGGCGACTGGTGAGATACCCGAGGGGTCGATCGGGCTAGATCCGGGGAGGTTTGCTTGGGCCAAGGGGGCAGTGGGGGTTGTGCATCGGGTTAGGGGGACAG CCGTCCCTTCTGACTCTGTGTACATACAATGCTTTGTGTATGAGATGTCGCTGAACCTATAG
- a CDS encoding alkaline protease (transcript_id=CADANIAT00003523): MHSFKRSLLLLGALLPAVFGAPVEPRRAAEKVPGKYIVTFKSGLNVDQIDAHTSWASNVHKRNLERRGLAERDQYSGIEKNYKINKFAAYSGSFDDATIEEIRNSADVAHVEEDQIWYIDALTSQSGAPWGLGAISHKGEASTTYVYDTSAGEGTYAYVVDTGINADHEEFGGRASLAYNAVGGQHVDSVGHGTHVAGTIGGETYGVSKKANLLSVKVFQGESSSTSIILDGFNWAANDIVSKGRTGKSAINMSLGGGYSYAFNQAVEDAYDEGVLSVVAAGNDNIDASDSSPASAPNALTVAASTKSNTRASFSNYGSVVDIFAPGQDILSAWIGSTTATNTISGTSMATPHVVGLSLYLIALEGLSSASAVVSRIKELATQGVLSNVQGSPNLLAYNGADE, encoded by the exons ATGCATTCGTTCAAGCGCtcactcctccttctcggAGCCCTCCTTCCTGCCGTCTTTGGAGCTCCCGTCGAGCCTCGCCGAGCAGCTGAAAAGGTTCCCGGAAAGTACATTGTCACATTCAAGTCCGGTCTCAACGTTGACCAGATCGATGCTCACACCTCTTGGGCCTCGAACGTCCACAAGCGCAACCTCGAGCGTCGCGGCCTAGCTGAACGGGACCAGTACTCTGGCATTGAGAAGAATTACAAGATCAACAAGTTCGCGGCTTACTCCGGCTCTTTCGACGATGCCACTATTGAGGAGATCCGGAATAGCGCAGAT GTTGCCCACGTCGAAGAGGACCAAATCTGGTACATTGACGCCCTGACCTCCCAGAGCGGCGCTCCCTGGGGTCTTGGAGCCATCTCACACAAGGGCGAAGCGAGCACCACCTACGTCTATGACACCAGTGCGGGAGAGGGCACTTACGCCTATGTCGTGGACACCGGCATCAATGCCGACCACGAGGAATTTGGCGGCCGCGCCAGCCTTGCCTACAACGCTGTTGGTGGCCAGCATGTTGACAGCGTCGGCCACGGCACCCATGTTGCTGGCACTATCGGCGGTGAAACCTACGGTGTTTCCAAGAAGGCGAACCTTCTGTCCGTCAAGGTTTTCCAGGGCGAATCTAGCAGCACTTCTATTATTCTCGACGGTTTCAACTGGGCTGCGAACGATATCGTGAGCAAGGGCCGCACCGGCAAGAGCGCAATCAACATGAGCTTGG GTGGTGGATACTCTTACGCCTTCAACCAAGCTGTTGAGGACGCATACGACGAAGGCGTCCTCTCCGTTGTGGCCGCTGGAAATGACAAC ATCGACGCTTCAGACAGCAGCCCCGCCTCTGCGCCAAATGCTCTTACTGTTGCCGCCAGCACCAAATCGAACACCCGGgcatccttctccaactacGGTAGCGTTGTTGATATCTTTGCCCCTGGTCAGGATATCCTCTCCGCTTGGATTGGCTCCACTACTGCTACTAACACGATCTCTGGTACCTCCATGGCCACACCCCACGTCGTCGGCTTGTCTCTGTACCTGATCGCTCTCGAGGGACTCTCCTCTGCCAGTGCTGTGGTTTCCCGCATTAAGGAACTCGCTACTCAGGGCGTTCTCTCCAACGTTCAAGGCAGCCCTAACTTGCTTGCCTACAACGGTGCCGACGAATAG
- a CDS encoding putative MFS multidrug transporter (transcript_id=CADANIAT00003522), which yields MSQLESDKDILQQSLAQYGLRVAADGYHIQWAVGNPRHPRNWVISRKIHDISLLIFLEFFTYLLGQALGGIILPPYSECFGRKKLYIISSATYSICCVIIAAVPSVKGVVFGRLLSGFLSAIPSTIVVGSVEDMFNSRDRVWMIWIWALVANLGLVVGPIMGTFITAELHWTWLFYVAAIVTGILTLLLLGIRESRPALLLEREVANLREITKIDYLVSLNPDSAPDLRTFARVALGRPIRLFFTELIVFTVSVMSAVATALVYLFTQCLPPIYKSLGFSERQACLPFIAIGAGLSLGLLTRYLDMHLIERRRRHGTILLPEHKLAGFWIGSGVLAGALWVFAWTIPPAVQHLHWIVSVLALVLIGYALNEIDYVLGGYLADSYLSYAASGLAALSLIRALLSGILPLVSSPMFTNLGANVAVSLLAAVATLFCLVPPLFSRFGETIRARSKFAKYSLDMYQEHSVDEDGY from the exons ATGTCTCAACTAGAGTCCGACAAGGATATCCTACAGCAGTCTCTAGCCCAGTACGGGCTCAGAGTCGCTGCTGACGGGTACCATATTCAATGGGCTGTCGGGAATCCGAGGCACCCTCGCAACTGGGTTATTTCCAGAAAGATTCACGATATCTCACTCCTGATCTTTCTCGAGTTCTTCAC GTATTTGCTCGGACAAGCTCTTGGGGGCATCATCCTACCGCCGTACTCAGAATGTTTTGGGCGGAAGAAGCTGTATATCATCAGCTCAGCCACCTATAGCATTTGCTGTGTGATCATCGCTGCTGTCCCATCCGTCAAAGGTGTAGTTTTTGGTCGATTGCTCAGCGGGTTTCTCTCCGCTATTCCGAGCACCATAGTTGTTGGTAGCGTCGAGGATATGTTCAATTCGCGAGACCGCGTTTGGATGATATGGATCTGGGCTTTGGTAGCGAATCTCGGCCTAGTCGTTGGGCCCATCATGGGCACCTTTATCACGGCGGAATTACATTG GACATGGCTTTTCTACGTTGCGGCCATTGTGACCGGAATCCTGACcctcctgctgctgggcaTCCGTGAATCTCGTCCCGCCCTACTTCTCGAACGGGAAGTGGCTAATCTTCGAGAAATAACCAAGATCGACTACCTTGTGAGCCTTAACCCGGACAGTGCACCCGATCTGCGAACGTTCGCACGTGTCGCACTAGGCCGTCCGATCCGGCTCTTCTTCACTGAGCTCATTGTCTTCACTGTCTCGGTTATGAGCGCCGTAGCAACTGCCCTCGTCTACCTCTTCACTCAATGTCTGCCGCCGATATACAAGAGTCTGGGTTTCTCAGAGAGACAAGCCTGCCTTCCATTTATTGCCATTGGCGCTGGCTTGAGCCTGGGGCTACTTACAAGATACCTCGATATGCACCTCATCGAGCGGCGCCGTAGACATGGCACTATTCTTCTGCCAGAGCATAAGCTCGCGGGGTTCTGGATCGGGTCCGGGGTTCTCGCTGGTGCACTCTGGGTCTTTGCCTGGACAATACCACCGGCGGTCCAGCATTTGCATTGGATAGTGTCCGTGCTGGCACTGGTCCTTATCGGATACGCGCTGAACGAGATTGACTACGTTCTCGGCGGATATCTTGCCGACAGCTACCTCAGCTACGCTGCCAGTGGACTGGCGGCGCTGAGCTTGATCCGGGCTTTACTCTCAGGTATCCTGCCTCTCGTATCAAGTCCGATGTTCACGAATCTTGGAGCCAATGTGGCGGTCTCGCTCTTGGCTGCTGTAGCCACATTATTTTGCCTTGTGCCTCCGTTGTTTTCACGGTTTGGAGAGACCAT
- a CDS encoding SDR family NAD(P)-dependent oxidoreductase (transcript_id=CADANIAT00003524), whose product MHSPHYKFPRQQRRRCYKFPTAAITTMAAVLQSQKTALITGAASGIGFAVAKLCRSRRMHLALLDIDAANLQKAKEVLVSESTDSSLKTEAYVIDVGDKSQWDSIAAQVQSSFATLDLVLLNAARGTKPKELDPWVQSAEYWRQIFDTNVFGPVNGISAVLPVLKKDPSSAKAIIITGSKQGITNPPGAHNPAYNSSKGAIKILTEHLAHDLRSDSASAHISAHLLVPGWTWTGLMGNVGPTDEKEIKKMKGSWAPSQVAEELERGLQRGSFYIICPDDDVDRALDQARMQWGCEDILEDRPALSRWEEGWKERAEQAIRDYAERRRK is encoded by the exons ATGCATTCCCCGCACTACAAATTCCCGCGTCAACAGCGCAGACGATGCTACAAGTTCCCAACAGCAGCTATAACTACAATGGCCGCAGTCCTCCAAAGCCAGAAGACCGCCCTAATTACCGGTGCAGCATCGGGCATCGGCTTCGCCGTCGCGAAGCTCTGCCGCAGTCGGAGAATGCACCTTGCcctgctcgacatcgacgCCGCCAATCTCcaaaaggccaaggaggTGCTGGTATCTGAGTCAACTGACTCATCGCTAAAGACAGAAGCATACGTTATTGACGTGGGTGACAAGTCGCAATGGGATAGTATCGCCGCTCAGGTGCAGTCATCTTTCGCGACTCTCGACCTTGTCCTCTTGAATGCGGCGCGGGGCACGAAGCCCAAGGAATTGGATCCGTGGGTTCAGAGCGCAGAGTATTGGAGACAG ATCTTTGACACGAACGTCTTCGGGCCTGTAAACGGTATCAGCGCGGTCCTCCCAGTTCTTAAGAAGGACCCGTCCTCGGCCAAAGCGATTATCATCACTGGCTCGAAGCAAGGTATTACCAATCCGCCTGGCGCCCACAACCCGGCCTACAATTCCTCGAAAGGCGCAATCAAGATCCTGACCGAACACCTGGCTCACGATCTCCGCTCTGACAGTGCCTCAGCACATATCTCAGCTCACTTGCTTGTTCCTGGATGGACATGGACTGGGTTAATGGGAAATGTCGGTCCGAcggatgagaaagagatcaagaagatgaaaggGTCGTGGGCACCGAGTCAGGTTGcagaggagctggagagggGGTTGCAGAGGGGCTCATTCTACATTATCTGCccagatgatgatgttgatcgAGCTTTGGATCAGGCACGGATGCAGTGGGGTTGTGAGGATATTCTGGAGGATCGCCCGGCGCTGTCGAGGTGGGAGGAGGGTTGGAAGGAGAGGGCTGAGCAGGCGATTCGAGACTATGctgagaggaggaggaaataG
- a CDS encoding protein CYP5080D1 (transcript_id=CADANIAT00003528) yields MLSSLLSLPAILSFFLALCIIQLVRSLAKSPYGSIPGPALARFTNAWYLWQMRRGDFHRTNIKLHQQNGPVVRIAPEYFSISDPSAVKPVYGHGTKFIKSEWYKAWNVTPDPDQTNLFSEQVSQRHAENRRKVASMYSMSSLVAYEPYVDNCIAVFKQRLNEISVQGKTVDMAHWLQCYAFDVIGEITFGSRFGFLDAGNDVGGVMKSIEDGLAASSYLGLYPWIYPFYLRVLGYLRQGLSYMNEFSLLHIQETRAAMKGSHKDLPSYMAVKLVQAQTENPHRISDWDILATVGANVGAGSDTTAISLSSTLYHLYRNPGCLAKLREEIESAGIGTVIPAFKSTQEMLYLQAVLKEALRVHPGTGFPLFRVVPKGGQVLAGQFFPGGVNVGINSWVLHYDTNIYGADASIFRPERWLEADEEQLKTMEQNYMPFGIGSRTCLGKNISLLEMGKLIPVLVRDYDFDIQGEGDLEARNRWFVKPVDFWIKVTKK; encoded by the exons ATGCTATCTtcacttctttctcttccagcaatcctttccttttttctcgCACTCTGTATTATCCAGCTCGTCCGTTCCCTGGCTAAATCTCCATATGGCTCCATTCCCGGCCCGGCCCTTGCCCGTTTCACCAATGCATGGTATCTATGGCAGATGCGACGAGGCGACTTCCACCGCACCAATATCAAGCTCCACCAGCAGAACGGGCCTGTCGTTCGTATTGCCCCCGAGTATTTCAGCATCTCCGACCCGTCCGCCGTCAAGCCTGTCTACGGCCATGGCACCAAGTTCATTAAGTCAGAGTGGTACAAGGCGTGGAATGTCACGCCCGATCCCGACCAGACGAATCTATTTTCTGAACAAGTGTCTCAGCGACACGCAGAGAACCGCAGGAAAGTCGCGTCCATGTACTCCATGAGCTCGCTGGTTGCGTACGAACCGTATGTGGACAACTGCATTGCTGTGTTCAAGCAGCGGCTCAATGAGATCTCTGTGCAGGGCAAGACCGTCGACATGGCGCACTGGCTGCAATGCTATGCATTCGATGTTATTGGCGAGATCACC TTCGGCAGCCGGTTTGGCTTCCTGGATGCTGGAAACGATGTTGGCGGCGTCATGAAGTCCATCGAAGACGGGCTGGCGGCTTCCTCATATCTCGGCTTGTATCCGTGGATCTACCCCTTCTACCTCCGCGTCCTCGGATATCTACGGCAAGGGCTCAGCTACATGAACGAATTCAGCCTGCTTCATATCCAGGAAACAAGAGCGGCGATGAAGGGCTCCCACAAGGACCTCCCGTCGTATATGGCCGTGAAACTTGTTCAAGCGCAGACTGAAAACCCACACAGAATATCTGACTGGGATATCTTAGCCACTGTCGGTGCGAATGTCGGAGCCGGGAGCGATACCACGGCGATCAGCTTGAGCTCGACTCTGTACCATCTATATCGGAACCCTGGCTGTCTGGCGAAACTGCGCGAGGAAATCGAGTCTGCCGGCATTGGTACAGTGATCCCAGCATTCAAGAGCACGCAGGAGATGCTATATCTCCAGGCTGTGCTTAAGGAAGCCCTCCGCGTCCATCCGGGGACGGGATTTCCATTGTTCAGAGTCGTTCCTAAGGGCGGCCAGGTCCTCGCTGGCCAATTCTTTCCTGGAGGA GTGAACGTAGGAATCAACAGCTGGGTCCTACACTACGACACTAATATATACGGCGCAGACGCATCTATTTTCAGACCCGAGCGATGGCtcgaagcagatgaagagcagcTGAAAACCATGGAGCAGAATTACATGCCGTTTGGGATAGGGTCGAGGACTTGCCTGGGGAAGAATATCTCTCTTTTGGAGATGGGGAAGCTGATCCCCGTTTTGGTTAGGGACTATGATTTTGACATACAGGGCGAGGGAGACTTGGAAGCGAGGAACCGTTGGTTTGTCAAGCCGGTTGATTTCTGGATCAAAGTGACGAAGAAATAA
- a CDS encoding uncharacterized protein (transcript_id=CADANIAT00003526): MDWLFDKARYFNRTLSLSIFVIALSTFNYGFDNQAFATAQAMDTFTKHFGDLNYLGFATGVILGSLILARLGRRWWMFTMSVIDTHNRHYHRQPCSNYGCPGSQLRLLVGTHQLSLTLEGVVINAVCYGTSGLPDNRAWRIPLGLFYVVPTIIVASIFFLPESPRWLIRQNRVEEAKASLQRLCEGAFKADQVDKEFRELEFALENEVEQGNFAELFREKNLKRTFIVVAVNFFEQATGQAFTSQYGGVYVRSLKVFNPMLYTLMSSCISSFVMICILCIADKVGRRKLLMLSSVIMLSGIITMAGLGVNEPVTTQRMKGVISLMVVFGVGFAGGWGWLTYVVVTEVNSLRLRDHTFHLGFAINVCFNFAVNFSVPYLVFEDEVGLESKVGFIFGAVAFLSLVFTYFCVPECKGKTLEQVDRLFNNGFRLRDFGKTDGSRMLDQGAVG, encoded by the exons ATGGACTGGTTGTTTGACAAAGCCCGTTACTTCAATCGAACACTTTCCTTGTCAATCTTTGTCATTGCCCTATCGACGTTCAACTATGGCTTCGATAACCAAGCCTTTGCGACTGCCCAAGCAATGGATACATTTACTAAACATTTTGGCGA TCTAAACTACTTAGGGTTTGCTACAG GTGTTATCCTGGGTAGTCTCATATTAGCGCGACTTGGACGGCGTTGGTGGATGTTCACTATGAGTGTCATAGACACTCATAACCGCCACTATCACCGACAACCCTGCTCAAATTATGGCTGCCCAGGTTCTCAACTACGTTTAC TTGTCGGGACGCACCAGCTTAGTCTCACATTGGAAGGCGTGGTCATCAATGCTGTCTGCTATGGTACCAGTGGGCTTCCTGATAACCGCGCATGGCGCATCCCTCTCGGCCTATTCTACGTAGTCCCTACCATCATCGTGGCCTCAATATTCTTCCTTCCCGAGTCTCCCAGGTGGCTGATTCGGCAGAATAGAgtggaggaagcgaaggcGAGCCTGCAGAGGCTTTGCGAGGGGGCTTTCAAAGCGGACCAAGTCGACAAGGAATTTAGAGAGCTGGAGTTTGCCCTGGAAAATGAGGTTGAGCAGGGCAATTTCGCTGAACTGTTTCGGGAAAAGAACCTCAAGCGCACCTTCATCGTGGTGGccgtcaacttcttcgagcaAGCTACTGGACAGGCCTTTACGTCGCAGTATGGCGGGGTCTATGTTCGGTCGCTGAAGGTATTCAATCCCATGTTATATACTCTCATGAGCAGCTGCATCTCGTCCTTCGTCATGATATGTATTTTATGCATAGCAGACAAGGTCGGGAGACG GAAGCTACTCATGCTCTCATCCGTCATCATGCTTTCTGGCATCATCACTATGGCCGGCCTCGGTGTTAATGAGCCGGTCACCACACAACGGATGAAAGGCGTCATCTCCTTGATGGTTGTTTTTGGCGTCGGCTTCGCCGGCGGTTGGGGTTGGTTGACCTATGTCGTAGTGACCGAAGTAAACTCGCTGCGACTGAGAGATCATACCTTTCACCTTGGATTTGCCATCAACGTCTGTTTCAA TTTCGCCgtcaacttctccgtcccaTATCTTGTTTTCGAAGACGAAGTAGGCCTAGAAAGCAAAGTGGGCTTCATCTTCGGTGCCGTCGCTTTCTTGTCGCTTGTCTTCACTTATTTCTGCGTACCCGAATGTAAGGGCAAGACGCTAGAGCAGGTCGACCGGCTCTTTAACAATGGTTTCAGGCTGCGCGATTTCGGCAAGACTGATGGGTCTAGAATGCTGGATCAAGGAGCCGTGGGATGA